A section of the Thermoflexus hugenholtzii JAD2 genome encodes:
- a CDS encoding lipid II:glycine glycyltransferase FemX, giving the protein MIRSLPIEDSRAWDQALLQLPFPHILQSWTWGAFKALYGWRPMRWLWVDAGGRVRAAAQVLCREDRLGLFRLLYIPRGPLMDPADEEAAEAVLRDLEALARRSRGILLRIDPEVVEAEGPAEEGPRAPVAAPLKTILLRRRWRPAAESVQFPASLWLDLEADEETLLRGMHPKTRYNIRLAERKGVTVRPVGPEAFDLLYDLYAETARRDRFVIRPRAYYRQAWGMFYEAGCARPLLAEVGGEPVAMVILYRFGPIAWYFYGASRDRHRDKMPNHRLQWEAIRWARSVGCRRYDFWGAPAEPVESDPMWGVYRFKRGFGGRYVRFIGTWDYPVRPLLYRLYTELIPRYLAWLRRRYWRRIEGGGPT; this is encoded by the coding sequence ATGATCCGCTCCCTCCCGATCGAGGATTCACGGGCCTGGGATCAAGCGCTGCTCCAATTGCCTTTCCCCCATATCCTCCAGAGCTGGACGTGGGGGGCCTTCAAGGCCCTTTATGGCTGGCGGCCCATGCGCTGGCTCTGGGTGGACGCGGGCGGACGGGTGCGGGCGGCCGCCCAGGTTCTGTGCCGGGAGGACCGCCTGGGCCTGTTCCGCCTGCTCTATATTCCCCGAGGGCCTCTGATGGATCCGGCCGATGAAGAAGCGGCGGAAGCCGTCCTCCGGGACCTGGAGGCGCTGGCCCGCCGGAGTCGGGGGATCCTCTTGCGGATCGACCCCGAGGTGGTGGAGGCGGAGGGCCCCGCGGAGGAGGGGCCGCGGGCTCCGGTGGCTGCCCCCTTGAAAACTATCCTTTTGCGTCGCAGGTGGCGGCCGGCCGCCGAGTCGGTGCAGTTCCCCGCCAGCCTGTGGCTGGACCTGGAGGCGGATGAGGAGACCTTGCTGCGCGGGATGCATCCCAAGACCCGCTACAACATCCGCCTGGCCGAGCGCAAGGGCGTGACGGTGCGGCCGGTGGGCCCGGAGGCCTTCGACCTGCTTTACGACCTCTACGCGGAGACGGCGCGGCGGGATCGCTTCGTGATCCGACCGCGGGCTTACTACCGGCAAGCCTGGGGGATGTTCTACGAGGCGGGTTGCGCCCGGCCGCTCCTGGCCGAGGTGGGCGGGGAGCCGGTGGCGATGGTGATCCTCTATCGCTTCGGGCCCATCGCCTGGTATTTCTACGGCGCCTCGCGGGACCGCCACCGGGACAAGATGCCGAACCACCGCCTGCAGTGGGAAGCCATCCGCTGGGCCCGCTCGGTCGGATGCCGCCGGTATGACTTCTGGGGAGCACCGGCCGAGCCCGTGGAGTCAGACCCCATGTGGGGAGTATATCGCTTCAAGCGGGGGTTCGGGGGACGCTATGTGCGCTTCATCGGGACCTGGGATTACCCCGTCCGGCCGCTTCTCTACCGGCTTTACACCGAGCTGATCCCCCGCTACCTGGCATGGTTGCGCCGCCGCTACTGGCGCCGGATAGAAGGGGGAGGCCCTACGTAG
- a CDS encoding lipid II:glycine glycyltransferase FemX — MSIREVDREAWMAFLEAHPEAHILQTAPWAALKAGFGWQARRWLVIEDGFPRAGLQVLIRSLPLGFSILYVPKGPVGDWQRPEVFRCLQSALDHLAREVRALYLRLEPDAAEGELTLDLLAFGFQPAPPVQPRRTILVSLEGEEEALLQRMHPKTRYNIRLAERKGVRVREAGPEDLPRFYELLRRTAERDRFAIHTFAYYRAAYERFVPHLARLWLAYYEEEPLAGLMAFAWGERAWYFYGASGDRHREKMPTYALQWTAMRWAKARGCRLYDLWGIPDEEPEILEAQFMARRDGLWGVYRFKRGFGGRIVRWAGAFDRVYRPRLYRLLRRLIRA; from the coding sequence ATGAGCATCCGGGAGGTAGATAGGGAAGCCTGGATGGCCTTCCTGGAAGCCCATCCGGAGGCGCACATCCTCCAGACCGCCCCCTGGGCCGCGTTGAAGGCGGGCTTCGGCTGGCAGGCCCGCCGGTGGCTGGTGATCGAGGACGGCTTCCCCCGCGCCGGCCTGCAGGTTCTGATCCGCTCCCTCCCCCTGGGCTTTTCCATCCTCTACGTTCCGAAAGGGCCGGTGGGGGACTGGCAACGCCCGGAGGTCTTCCGCTGCTTGCAGAGCGCCCTGGACCACCTGGCCCGGGAGGTCCGGGCCCTCTACCTGCGCCTGGAGCCCGACGCGGCCGAGGGGGAGCTCACCCTGGACCTTCTCGCCTTCGGATTCCAGCCTGCCCCGCCGGTGCAGCCCCGGCGGACCATCCTCGTCTCCCTCGAGGGAGAGGAGGAGGCCCTGCTGCAGCGGATGCATCCCAAGACCCGCTATAACATCCGCCTGGCCGAGCGCAAGGGCGTGAGGGTGCGGGAGGCTGGGCCGGAGGATCTCCCCCGGTTTTACGAGCTGCTTCGGCGGACAGCGGAGCGGGATCGCTTCGCCATCCACACCTTCGCGTATTATCGCGCCGCCTACGAACGCTTCGTCCCTCATCTGGCCCGCCTCTGGCTGGCTTACTATGAGGAGGAGCCTCTGGCTGGGCTGATGGCCTTCGCCTGGGGAGAGCGAGCCTGGTATTTCTACGGCGCCTCGGGAGACCGCCACCGGGAGAAGATGCCCACCTACGCCCTTCAGTGGACGGCGATGCGCTGGGCGAAGGCGCGGGGATGCCGCCTGTATGACCTGTGGGGGATCCCGGATGAGGAGCCGGAGATCCTGGAGGCTCAGTTTATGGCCCGCCGGGATGGGCTGTGGGGCGTGTATCGCTTCAAGCGGGGGTTCGGCGGCCGCATCGTCCGCTGGGCGGGCGCCTTCGATCGCGTCTATCGCCCCCGGCTCTACCGCTTGCTTCGGAGGCTGATCCGGGCATGA
- a CDS encoding response regulator transcription factor — MAETILVVEDEVELAELIRRFLERRGFQVILAFNGTEGWQKFQEHQPDLVILDLMLPDIDGLEVCRQIRAVSTVPILILTARAAVEERVEGLKLGADDYIVKPFSMEELLARIDAHLRRVRLPPPGKRIYWRFGEGALLIDPQYPRVILHGEERLLTETEHRLLCYLAERAGQTLSPEEIARNVWPDGSVDPQNVKWYIWRLRQRIEPDPDQPRFLLTERGHGYRFALG; from the coding sequence ATGGCGGAGACGATCCTGGTGGTGGAGGATGAGGTCGAGCTGGCGGAACTCATCCGTCGTTTCCTGGAGCGGCGGGGCTTCCAGGTGATCTTGGCCTTCAACGGCACGGAGGGCTGGCAGAAGTTCCAGGAGCACCAGCCGGACCTGGTGATCCTGGACCTTATGCTTCCCGATATCGATGGGCTGGAGGTCTGCCGGCAGATCCGGGCGGTCTCCACGGTGCCCATCCTGATCCTGACCGCCCGCGCCGCTGTGGAGGAACGGGTGGAGGGGTTGAAGCTGGGCGCCGATGACTACATTGTCAAGCCTTTCTCGATGGAGGAGCTCCTGGCCCGCATCGATGCCCACCTGCGCCGGGTTCGCCTGCCGCCGCCCGGTAAACGGATCTACTGGCGGTTTGGGGAGGGCGCCCTGCTCATCGATCCCCAGTATCCCCGGGTGATCCTGCATGGGGAGGAGCGGCTGTTGACCGAGACGGAACACCGTCTGCTGTGCTACTTAGCGGAGCGGGCGGGGCAAACCCTCAGCCCCGAGGAGATCGCCCGGAACGTCTGGCCCGATGGCAGCGTGGATCCCCAGAACGTCAAATGGTATATCTGGCGCCTCCGCCAGCGGATCGAGCCGGACCCTGATCAGCCGCGCTTTTTGCTGACGGAGCGCGGCCACGGTTACCGGTTCGCCCTCGGATGA